The Fructilactobacillus myrtifloralis genome segment GATAAGTGGTTAGCACGTAAGTACTGACTGTGACAGAAAAATTCAAGTGATACGGGGGGAAAATAATGGTAATTGCTATTGTTGGATGCGCCGCTATCGCTATGATTGTTGGTTTTTTAATTGGGCAATTTACTCACAAACGAACGGTTGAAGCAAAGTTAGATGCCGCTCACCAGAATGCTAATGATATTTTAACGGATGCACAAAGACAGGCTGAAGAACAGTTGCAAGCGGCAACTGCGAAGGCTAAACAGGATGGGAATGCCTACCGGGCGAAGGTTGAAAAGAACCTTAAAAAACGGCGGGCGGACATTCAACGTCAAGAGGATTATCTTTTGAAGCGGGAAGAAGCGTTGGATCGCAAGGATCAGGCGTTTGAAAAGCGGGATGATAATCTTAATCAGTTAGAAAAAAAGATTAGTAACGAGAAAAAAGCACTTGAGAAAAAGCAACAAGATGCAGAAGCACTTATCGCAAAACGGCAGGCCGAAGTAACACGAGTGGCTGCTTTAACGGAAGCAGAAGCACGTGATTTGGTGATTGATGAAACGAAACGCTCCTTAGCGGACGTCCGGGCGCAGATGATTAAGCAAAACTATGAATCTGCCAAGGAAACGGCGGCACGTGACGCGAAGAACCTGATTGTTGAAGCATTGCAACAGAGTTCAGCAGATATCGTTTCAGAAACGACCGTCTCCGTTGTTACCCTCCCGAATGATGATATGAAGGGAAGAATCATCGGTCGTGAGGGTCGCAACATTCGGACTTTTGAAACCGTCACGGGGATTGATCTCATCATCGATGACACCCCGAACGCGGTGGTTTTGAGTGGATTTAATCCAATCAGAAGAGAAGTTGCCAAGTTAGCCCTTGAAAAATTGATCAAGGATGGTCGGATTCATCCCGCTCGGATTGAAGAAATGGTTGAAAAAAGTAAAAAAGAACTCGACCAACAGATTCAAGAAGAAGGGGAAAACGTCATCTTTGACCTGGGGATTCATGCGATGAATCCTGAGTTAGTCAAACTCGTGGGCCAGTTGAAGTATAAAATTTCATATGGTCAAAACGTCTTGTCCCGCTCAATTCAAGTGGCGAAGTTAGCTGGAGTTTTTGCAGCTGAGTTAGGTGAAGATGTAACATTAGCAAAGCGCGCAGGATTATTGCATGAGATTGGAAGAGCCTCGGCCAGTGGCAGTGACGAATCGTACGTTGATGCGGGCGTTGATATTGCCAAGAAGTATGGTGAAGATCCAGTGGTGATTGATGCGATTCGCTTAGGAAATCAGGAAAATGAACCACACAGCCTAATTTCTGAACTAGTTGATGTGGCTGATCGAATTTCGATGGCCCGTCCCGGAGCGAAGAGTGAGTCACTGGAAAGTTTTGTCCACCGCTTAGAAAAGCTTGAGACGATTACCAATCGCTTCCCTGAAGTCGAAAAGAGCTACGCCGTCCAAGCTGGACGCGAAATTCGGGTGATTGCAAAACCAGAAAAGATTTCTGATTCCCAAGCAATTGTCCTGGCTCGAGAGATTAAGGATCAAATTGAAAACGAGATGAATCATCCTGGTCACGTGAAGGTCAAAGTGATCCGAGAGGTTCGTTCCGTCGAATATGCAAAATAAAGGCTGGTTAGTACCAGTCTTTTTTTATTTCCAAATTTCCATGGTAAAATAGAGAGAGACAGAATAATTTTAGATGGGCGGCGGAGCATGCAGTTTTTATTTTTAGGTGACGTAGTGGGCGACATGGGAATGCAAATGGTAACCCAGTATCTGCCCCAGTTAAAAAAGGAATTTAAGCCCCAGGTGACGATTGTGAATGGTGAGAACGCGACCAACCAGGGGCGCGGCATTACG includes the following:
- the rny gene encoding ribonuclease Y; its protein translation is MVIAIVGCAAIAMIVGFLIGQFTHKRTVEAKLDAAHQNANDILTDAQRQAEEQLQAATAKAKQDGNAYRAKVEKNLKKRRADIQRQEDYLLKREEALDRKDQAFEKRDDNLNQLEKKISNEKKALEKKQQDAEALIAKRQAEVTRVAALTEAEARDLVIDETKRSLADVRAQMIKQNYESAKETAARDAKNLIVEALQQSSADIVSETTVSVVTLPNDDMKGRIIGREGRNIRTFETVTGIDLIIDDTPNAVVLSGFNPIRREVAKLALEKLIKDGRIHPARIEEMVEKSKKELDQQIQEEGENVIFDLGIHAMNPELVKLVGQLKYKISYGQNVLSRSIQVAKLAGVFAAELGEDVTLAKRAGLLHEIGRASASGSDESYVDAGVDIAKKYGEDPVVIDAIRLGNQENEPHSLISELVDVADRISMARPGAKSESLESFVHRLEKLETITNRFPEVEKSYAVQAGREIRVIAKPEKISDSQAIVLAREIKDQIENEMNHPGHVKVKVIREVRSVEYAK